The following are from one region of the Cetobacterium somerae genome:
- the purH gene encoding bifunctional phosphoribosylaminoimidazolecarboxamide formyltransferase/IMP cyclohydrolase produces MKRALISVSDKTGIVELTKELVGLGYEIISTGGTKKTLDEAGIKTLSISDITSFPEIMDGRVKTLHPNVHGALLCVRDNKNHLKALEDNKIDLIDMVVVNLYPFKETLAKKNVTHEELIENIDIGGPSMLRSAAKNYKSVTVIVDPKDYEAVVCELKEAGDTLLETRERLAAKVFRHTSSYDTLIAEYLTNKVEEKFPETITVTYEKVQDLRYGENPHQKAGFYKKSFAGYSMGNAKQLHGKELSYNNIQDANAALEILKEFKEPTVVAVKHMNPCGVGSGKNINEAWKKAYEADKTSIFGGIVVSNSCITKMVAEDLSKLFLEIIIAPSFEKEALDIITQKKNIRVLQIDMESEILNKMKVTSVMDGALIQEFDEMKVSKDELICVTEKKPTDEEIEALIFTWNVVKHVKSNAIVVGKDNQTIGIGAGQMNRVGAAKIALEQGQKKCEGAVLASDAFFPMEDTVELAAKFGITAIIQPGGSIKDTLSIEACNKHGIAMVFTGVRHFKH; encoded by the coding sequence ATGAAACGTGCGTTAATAAGTGTATCTGATAAAACAGGAATAGTAGAATTAACTAAAGAGTTAGTAGGGTTAGGATATGAAATAATTTCTACAGGTGGGACAAAGAAAACATTAGATGAAGCGGGGATAAAGACATTAAGTATATCGGATATTACAAGTTTTCCAGAAATTATGGATGGAAGAGTAAAAACATTACATCCAAATGTTCATGGAGCATTATTGTGTGTTAGAGATAATAAAAATCATCTAAAAGCTCTAGAAGATAATAAAATAGATTTAATAGATATGGTAGTTGTAAATTTATATCCATTTAAAGAAACATTAGCTAAAAAAAATGTGACTCATGAAGAGTTAATTGAAAATATAGATATAGGTGGGCCAAGTATGTTAAGATCAGCAGCTAAAAACTACAAATCAGTTACAGTAATAGTTGATCCAAAGGATTATGAAGCAGTGGTTTGTGAATTAAAAGAGGCTGGAGATACTTTATTAGAAACGAGAGAGAGATTAGCAGCGAAAGTATTTAGACATACGTCATCATATGACACTTTAATTGCAGAGTATTTAACAAATAAAGTGGAAGAAAAATTCCCAGAAACAATAACTGTAACTTATGAAAAAGTACAAGATTTAAGATATGGAGAGAATCCACATCAAAAAGCTGGGTTTTACAAGAAAAGCTTTGCAGGATACTCTATGGGAAATGCCAAACAATTACACGGGAAAGAGTTGTCATATAATAATATCCAAGATGCGAACGCAGCATTAGAAATATTGAAAGAGTTTAAAGAACCAACTGTAGTTGCAGTTAAGCATATGAATCCATGTGGTGTAGGAAGTGGGAAAAATATAAATGAAGCTTGGAAAAAAGCTTATGAAGCTGATAAAACATCGATTTTCGGAGGAATTGTTGTAAGCAATTCATGTATAACAAAAATGGTTGCAGAAGATTTATCGAAATTATTTTTAGAAATTATAATAGCTCCAAGTTTTGAAAAAGAAGCTTTAGATATTATTACTCAAAAGAAAAATATAAGAGTACTACAAATTGATATGGAAAGTGAAATTTTAAATAAAATGAAAGTAACATCTGTTATGGATGGAGCACTAATTCAAGAGTTTGATGAGATGAAAGTATCTAAAGATGAACTTATATGTGTAACCGAAAAAAAACCAACAGATGAAGAGATAGAAGCATTGATATTTACTTGGAATGTTGTAAAACATGTAAAGTCTAATGCGATTGTTGTGGGAAAAGATAACCAAACTATAGGAATAGGAGCAGGACAAATGAATAGAGTGGGTGCTGCTAAAATAGCTTTAGAGCAGGGACAAAAAAAGTGTGAAGGAGCGGTTTTAGCTTCTGATGCGTTTTTCCCAATGGAAGATACAGTAGAGTTAGCTGCTAAATTTGGAATTACAGCTATAATTCAACCAGGAGGATCAATAAAAGATACACTTTCAATAGAGGCGTGTAATAAACATGGAATAGCTATGGTATTTACAGGAGTTAGGCACTTTAAACATTAA
- the purD gene encoding phosphoribosylamine--glycine ligase yields MKVLIVGKGGREHAIAWKVKESDLVKEIFIAPGNIGMENLGTLINIPEEKIEELADFAQKNRVDLTIVGPENVLALGIVNEFERRGMKIFGPTKEAAKIESSKEFAKKLMKKYGVPTGEYETFADLELAVKYVEKKGAPIVIKEDGLKAGKGVTVAFSIPEAIEALEIAFSIPDNKVVIEEYLDGFEFSIIALTNGETVIPLEIAQDHKRAYDNDEGPNTGGMGVYSPVDKIDSNIIDQTLEKILKPMARGMAKDGISFKGFLFGGIMLTKDGVKTIEFNARFGDPEAEGILPRLKSDFVKAILDLMENKDVNLEWDNRYTVAVVMASENYPKSSTIGSEIEIPKDLESVVFHMGTRKVHGKIETNGGRVLSVVAYGNTLEEAKKNAYLDVKKINCKKLFFRNDIGSKMCYNNENK; encoded by the coding sequence ATGAAAGTTCTTATAGTTGGAAAAGGTGGAAGAGAACATGCAATTGCATGGAAAGTAAAAGAAAGTGATTTAGTTAAAGAAATATTTATAGCTCCTGGGAATATTGGTATGGAAAACTTAGGTACATTGATTAATATCCCAGAAGAAAAAATAGAAGAGTTAGCAGATTTTGCTCAAAAAAATAGAGTAGATTTGACAATTGTGGGACCGGAAAATGTTCTTGCTTTAGGAATTGTAAATGAATTTGAAAGAAGAGGAATGAAAATTTTTGGTCCGACAAAAGAAGCTGCAAAAATTGAATCAAGCAAAGAGTTTGCTAAAAAACTTATGAAAAAATATGGTGTGCCTACAGGAGAGTATGAAACATTTGCTGACTTAGAATTAGCAGTAAAGTATGTAGAAAAAAAAGGTGCTCCAATAGTTATAAAAGAGGATGGATTAAAAGCAGGAAAAGGTGTAACTGTTGCGTTTTCAATACCAGAAGCAATTGAAGCTTTAGAAATAGCTTTTAGTATCCCTGATAATAAGGTTGTAATAGAAGAGTATTTAGATGGATTTGAATTTTCTATAATTGCTTTAACAAATGGCGAGACAGTAATTCCATTAGAAATAGCTCAAGATCATAAAAGAGCTTATGACAATGATGAAGGGCCAAATACTGGTGGAATGGGAGTTTACTCACCAGTAGATAAGATTGATTCGAATATAATAGATCAAACTTTAGAAAAAATATTAAAACCAATGGCTAGAGGAATGGCAAAAGATGGAATTTCATTTAAAGGATTTCTTTTTGGTGGAATAATGTTAACAAAAGATGGTGTAAAGACGATAGAGTTTAACGCTAGATTTGGAGATCCCGAAGCTGAGGGGATTCTTCCAAGATTAAAGTCGGATTTTGTTAAAGCAATATTGGATTTAATGGAAAATAAAGATGTGAACTTAGAGTGGGATAATAGATATACGGTGGCAGTGGTGATGGCTTCAGAAAATTATCCGAAATCATCAACAATAGGAAGTGAAATAGAAATACCAAAGGATTTAGAATCTGTAGTATTTCATATGGGAACTAGAAAAGTTCATGGCAAAATTGAAACAAATGGTGGAAGAGTATTATCTGTGGTAGCTTATGGAAATACTTTGGAAGAAGCAAAAAAGAATGCTTACTTAGATGTAAAAAAAATAAATTGTAAAAAATTATTTTTTAGAAATGACATAGGCTCAAAAATGTGCTATAATAACGAAAATAAATAA
- the guaB gene encoding IMP dehydrogenase produces MMNGKIIKEAITFDDVLLVPARSEVLPHEVSLKTRLTKDIELNIPVLSAAMDTVTEGDLAIALARQGGIGFIHKNMSIEDQAAEVDRVKRNESGMIKNPVTLTKDSTVWHAEEIMRRYKISGLPVIEEDGSLIGIITNRDLKYRKDMDQLVSDIMTKENLVTAPVGTTLEEAKDILLENRIEKLPIVDENGKLKGLITIKDIDNLVEYPFACKDSQGRLRVGGAVGVGADTLERVKALVEAGVDIITVDSAHGHSKGVMEKIKEIRENFPKLNIIGGNIVTAEAALDLIEAGVNAVKVGVGPGSICTTRVVAGVGVPQLSAVNDVYEVCKTRGIGVIADGGIKLSGDMVKALAAGADCVMLGGLLAGTTEAPGEEMIYEGRRYKVYVGMGSMAAMKRGSKDRYFQNDAKKLVPEGIEGRVSYKGSLKDVVFQLCGGVRAGMGYCGTSTIEDLKVHGKFVKITGAGLKESHPHDIIITKEAPNYSK; encoded by the coding sequence ATGATGAATGGAAAAATAATAAAAGAAGCAATAACTTTTGATGACGTGCTATTAGTTCCAGCGAGATCAGAGGTATTACCGCATGAAGTGAGTTTAAAAACAAGACTTACAAAGGATATCGAATTGAATATTCCAGTTTTAAGTGCAGCGATGGATACAGTAACAGAAGGGGATTTAGCAATAGCTTTAGCAAGACAAGGTGGAATTGGATTTATACATAAAAATATGAGTATAGAAGATCAGGCTGCTGAAGTAGACAGAGTAAAAAGAAATGAAAGTGGAATGATAAAAAATCCAGTAACATTAACTAAAGATTCTACAGTATGGCATGCTGAAGAAATAATGAGAAGATATAAAATATCAGGATTACCAGTAATTGAAGAAGATGGATCATTGATTGGTATTATAACAAATAGAGATTTGAAGTATAGAAAAGACATGGATCAATTAGTAAGTGATATAATGACAAAAGAAAATTTAGTAACAGCACCTGTTGGAACAACATTGGAAGAAGCAAAAGATATTTTATTAGAAAATAGAATAGAGAAGTTGCCAATAGTTGATGAAAATGGAAAATTAAAAGGGCTAATAACAATAAAAGATATTGATAATTTAGTAGAGTACCCATTTGCTTGTAAAGATTCTCAAGGAAGATTAAGAGTTGGTGGAGCAGTTGGTGTTGGAGCAGATACTTTAGAAAGAGTAAAAGCTTTAGTAGAAGCTGGTGTAGATATAATAACTGTAGATTCAGCACATGGACATTCAAAAGGTGTTATGGAAAAAATAAAAGAGATTAGAGAAAACTTTCCTAAGTTAAATATAATTGGTGGAAATATAGTTACTGCAGAAGCTGCTTTAGATTTAATAGAAGCTGGAGTAAATGCTGTTAAAGTAGGAGTAGGACCAGGATCTATCTGTACAACGAGAGTTGTAGCTGGAGTAGGTGTTCCTCAATTATCAGCAGTTAATGATGTATATGAAGTTTGTAAAACAAGAGGAATTGGTGTTATAGCAGATGGTGGAATAAAATTATCTGGAGACATGGTAAAAGCTTTAGCTGCAGGAGCAGATTGTGTAATGTTAGGAGGATTATTAGCAGGAACAACTGAAGCCCCTGGAGAAGAGATGATATATGAGGGAAGAAGGTATAAAGTGTATGTAGGAATGGGTTCAATGGCAGCAATGAAAAGAGGATCGAAAGATAGATATTTCCAAAATGATGCTAAAAAATTAGTTCCTGAAGGAATAGAGGGAAGAGTTTCGTATAAGGGAAGCTTGAAAGATGTTGTTTTCCAACTTTGTGGAGGAGTGAGAGCTGGAATGGGATATTGTGGAACATCAACAATTGAAGATTTAAAAGTTCATGGAAAATTTGTAAAAATTACAGGAGCAGGATTAAAAGAGAGTCATCCACACGATATTATTATAACTAAAGAGGCTCCAAACTATTCTAAATAG
- a CDS encoding HD domain-containing phosphohydrolase, whose product MKKIILLYLMLVSCNIFSKDNINITIPSNTTDMYLYKDLEKGEYQGVYIDIFADVLKNKNISINLDGEDSDVVLRTIETLDGKRVYDYFDTPMIYRVGVVVNKNSTLSNLGNIKNLKVAYIPNQHGLKEFKERYNNLKLEKIEVKNLDEGLEKLSEGEVDAFIAQDWYDKNSGETNYKLLENIRYNEQIAIRKNLKNLHKEIEETMDNVEGDSFQKLLSKNRIEFYKYLLKDTPSYEKVKESYKTIKVKLGKDKFMLPFYYEQKGIYQGLTVNITKELEQIIGVPFVFIKNGEYDMEGIAIENSEGKSKINYTKPYYEMKLSVANRKADGFIQNISDLDKAKILVLKGDYSYTYLKNILKNSQIIEVESYEEGLEKLLNQDGEYLVGYFNILTGVISNNFLDDKIKVAGILNDSFGVGFGISKEQKELSNLIETILESFTVDKTVIDNNLLKNSIVAQNYKLILKISIPVVIFIFILIILIVKSEKNRKKAEELSFSLIEVLEMANQLNDEDTGDHVKRLGMYSTLLSEKANVPTESRENIKRFSSLHDIGKVAIPSEILKKPSKLTEDEFNKVKEHVNIGYDLVKKLKLGKVAENIVRYHHEKWDGSGYPLGLKGENIPLEARIVAVVDVYDALRQKKFHRGALSHLEALTMIENEKGKSFDPELVDIFVANNKEFEKIYEENKEALDLATEFYSAIKNNK is encoded by the coding sequence ATGAAAAAAATAATATTATTATATTTGATGTTAGTAAGTTGTAATATTTTTTCAAAAGATAACATTAATATAACAATACCATCGAATACAACAGATATGTATTTGTATAAAGATTTAGAGAAAGGGGAATATCAAGGAGTTTATATAGATATTTTTGCAGATGTATTAAAAAATAAAAATATAAGTATAAATTTAGATGGTGAAGATAGTGATGTTGTACTAAGAACGATTGAAACTCTTGATGGAAAAAGAGTATATGATTACTTTGATACTCCAATGATATATAGAGTAGGAGTTGTTGTTAATAAAAACTCTACACTTTCTAACTTAGGAAATATAAAAAATTTAAAAGTAGCATATATTCCAAATCAACATGGATTAAAAGAGTTTAAAGAAAGATATAATAACTTAAAGTTAGAAAAAATCGAAGTGAAAAACTTAGATGAAGGATTAGAAAAACTCTCAGAGGGAGAAGTTGATGCTTTTATAGCACAAGATTGGTATGATAAAAATTCAGGAGAAACAAATTATAAACTGTTAGAGAATATTAGGTACAATGAACAAATAGCAATTAGGAAAAATTTGAAAAATCTTCATAAAGAGATAGAGGAAACTATGGACAATGTAGAAGGAGATAGTTTTCAAAAATTATTATCAAAAAACAGAATAGAATTTTATAAGTATTTACTAAAAGATACACCAAGTTACGAAAAAGTAAAGGAAAGCTATAAAACTATAAAAGTAAAATTAGGAAAAGATAAATTTATGTTACCTTTTTACTATGAGCAAAAGGGTATTTATCAAGGATTAACAGTTAATATAACTAAAGAGTTAGAGCAAATAATAGGGGTGCCATTTGTTTTTATAAAAAATGGAGAATATGATATGGAAGGAATAGCCATTGAAAATAGTGAAGGTAAAAGTAAAATTAATTATACAAAGCCATACTATGAAATGAAATTATCAGTGGCAAATAGAAAAGCTGATGGGTTTATACAAAATATTTCAGATTTAGATAAAGCTAAAATATTAGTATTAAAAGGAGATTATAGCTATACTTATTTAAAAAATATACTAAAAAATAGTCAGATAATAGAAGTTGAAAGTTATGAAGAGGGATTAGAAAAGTTATTAAATCAAGATGGTGAATATTTGGTAGGTTATTTTAATATATTGACAGGAGTAATAAGTAATAATTTTTTAGATGATAAAATTAAAGTAGCTGGAATATTAAATGATTCTTTTGGAGTAGGTTTTGGAATTTCGAAAGAACAAAAAGAGTTATCAAATTTAATAGAAACAATATTAGAAAGTTTTACTGTTGATAAAACAGTTATAGATAATAATTTGTTAAAAAATTCTATAGTTGCTCAAAATTATAAATTGATTTTAAAAATATCAATACCAGTAGTAATATTTATATTTATTTTAATAATATTAATAGTTAAATCTGAAAAAAATAGAAAAAAAGCGGAAGAATTAAGTTTTTCATTAATTGAAGTTTTAGAGATGGCAAATCAACTAAATGATGAAGATACAGGAGATCATGTGAAAAGACTAGGAATGTATTCAACCCTTTTATCTGAAAAGGCAAATGTTCCTACAGAATCAAGAGAGAATATTAAAAGATTTTCTTCTTTGCACGATATAGGAAAAGTTGCAATTCCATCAGAAATTTTGAAAAAACCATCTAAATTAACTGAAGATGAATTTAATAAAGTGAAAGAACATGTAAATATAGGCTATGATTTAGTAAAAAAATTAAAACTAGGAAAAGTAGCTGAAAATATAGTTAGATATCACCATGAAAAGTGGGATGGAAGTGGTTATCCTTTAGGATTAAAAGGAGAGAATATTCCGCTAGAAGCAAGAATTGTAGCTGTTGTTGATGTGTATGATGCATTGAGACAAAAGAAATTCCATAGAGGTGCACTGTCTCATTTAGAAGCCTTAACAATGATTGAAAATGAGAAAGGAAAGAGTTTTGACCCAGAACTAGTTGATATTTTTGTAGCAAATAATAAAGAATTTGAAAAAATTTATGAAGAGAATAAAGAGGCATTAGATTTAGCAACAGAATTCTATTCTGCAATAAAAAATAATAAATAA
- a CDS encoding ABC transporter substrate-binding protein: protein MKRYLCLILFTLTITLTFGEVETYLEEIPFNEYSDLNKDNTVNSNNDEIKIVQAVKIATVDPILMKDQYSMRVVNYLYDTLFNYNEKGEVVPNLVEKWEWKDDRVLELKLREDVYFQNGDKMSAKDVKESFERMLKSGVFKDFFNDIQNIKIIDVNTIEIKLKGKNNLFLSMLTYYMCSITKYKDGIIYGTGPYKLDKITSKEVILSKNDKYFKKNLGPFKIEILAEISDRKRALLYFNEDVDVVLDLSPKQIEELQKEGLIDKSAILKKTKELDTVAIIFGNKNKIFTDKKNRGIIESAIDKDEILKNIFKEKSVSTFFPESLFESKLSVVRKSSFSIDDLNKSSIKNKKIEITVLNDDISIRIANSLKKQLELKGILVEVVPYQQEAYLMKLENQDYEIAIYSVLFDEKHLVYNLGKVMVHDIGDQDMYNASLPFLEILKDEEEKGNRDKIYDKIVFLISKNIPYIPLIHREKIAVENGKSNILLK from the coding sequence TTGAAAAGATATTTATGCTTAATTTTATTTACTCTGACAATAACCTTAACTTTTGGAGAAGTAGAAACTTATTTAGAAGAGATACCATTTAATGAGTATAGTGATTTAAATAAAGATAATACAGTTAATAGTAATAATGATGAAATAAAAATAGTGCAAGCAGTTAAAATAGCAACTGTAGATCCTATTTTAATGAAGGATCAGTATTCGATGAGAGTTGTAAATTATCTTTATGATACATTATTTAATTATAATGAAAAAGGTGAAGTTGTTCCAAATTTAGTTGAAAAATGGGAATGGAAAGATGACAGAGTTTTAGAACTTAAGTTAAGAGAAGATGTTTATTTTCAAAATGGGGATAAAATGTCAGCAAAAGATGTAAAAGAATCTTTTGAGAGGATGTTAAAAAGTGGTGTTTTTAAAGACTTTTTTAATGATATTCAAAACATAAAAATTATAGATGTAAATACAATAGAGATAAAGTTAAAAGGAAAAAATAATCTTTTTTTATCAATGTTGACTTATTACATGTGTTCGATAACTAAGTATAAAGATGGAATTATTTATGGAACTGGGCCATATAAATTAGATAAAATAACAAGTAAAGAGGTTATTTTATCTAAGAATGATAAATATTTTAAGAAAAATCTAGGTCCTTTTAAAATAGAGATTTTAGCAGAGATTAGTGATAGAAAAAGAGCACTTTTATATTTTAATGAAGATGTTGATGTTGTTTTAGATTTGAGTCCAAAACAAATAGAAGAACTTCAAAAAGAAGGACTTATTGATAAGAGTGCAATATTAAAAAAGACAAAAGAGTTGGATACAGTTGCAATAATATTTGGAAATAAAAATAAAATTTTTACAGATAAAAAAAATAGAGGGATTATAGAAAGTGCTATAGATAAGGATGAGATTTTGAAAAATATTTTTAAAGAAAAATCTGTAAGTACATTCTTTCCAGAAAGTTTGTTTGAGTCAAAGTTATCTGTTGTAAGAAAAAGTAGTTTTTCAATTGATGATTTAAATAAAAGTAGTATAAAAAACAAAAAAATAGAGATAACTGTTTTAAATGACGATATTTCTATAAGAATTGCTAATAGTTTAAAAAAACAGTTAGAATTAAAAGGGATTTTAGTAGAAGTAGTGCCGTACCAACAAGAGGCTTACTTAATGAAGTTAGAAAATCAAGATTATGAAATAGCTATATATAGTGTTCTTTTTGATGAAAAGCATTTGGTTTATAATTTAGGAAAAGTAATGGTGCATGATATAGGTGATCAAGATATGTATAATGCATCTTTACCATTTTTAGAGATTTTAAAAGATGAAGAAGAAAAGGGAAATAGAGATAAAATATATGATAAAATTGTTTTTTTGATATCTAAAAATATACCGTATATTCCATTGATACATAGAGAAAAAATTGCTGTAGAAAATGGGAAATCAAATATATTGCTGAAATAA
- a CDS encoding DUF4402 domain-containing protein, producing MKKVLLFFLLFFRLVTFGDIKSDTSRLIEKREVVGEGYQNVDYLTNNFKITGLGGYDKLIYEFESFGNDFFKKNHMLEPRIKIKQMWIEPLDATIDTNNKVILGFNGNCNLRIRTVVGVRNSSRLSGKYTSYPIILILKGKRKNSSSYDRIMIEVRMELDIVKTLKISTTPMDLGVGVQGQMLSSSHGNHGYLNIEGEPNRNVVINYPREVEMFNKMGKGSIKVEISSPDLYFTGNEEYSTRLSERGEKKVTFFGQVRDTKKAVPGKYSGDLKIKVRYN from the coding sequence TTGAAAAAAGTTTTGTTGTTTTTTTTATTATTCTTTCGTTTAGTAACTTTTGGAGATATAAAATCAGATACATCACGATTAATTGAAAAAAGAGAAGTTGTAGGAGAGGGATATCAAAATGTAGATTATTTAACGAATAATTTTAAGATAACAGGATTAGGTGGTTATGACAAATTAATTTATGAATTTGAAAGTTTTGGAAATGATTTTTTCAAGAAAAATCATATGTTAGAACCGCGAATAAAGATAAAGCAAATGTGGATAGAGCCATTGGATGCAACTATAGATACGAATAATAAAGTTATTTTAGGGTTTAATGGTAATTGTAATTTAAGAATAAGAACTGTTGTAGGAGTGAGAAATAGCTCGAGATTAAGTGGAAAATATACATCGTACCCGATTATATTAATCTTAAAAGGAAAAAGGAAAAATAGCTCTAGCTATGATAGAATTATGATAGAGGTAAGAATGGAGTTAGATATAGTAAAGACGTTAAAAATTTCAACAACTCCAATGGACTTAGGAGTAGGAGTACAAGGGCAGATGCTATCTTCATCACATGGAAATCATGGATATTTAAACATAGAGGGAGAGCCGAATAGGAATGTAGTAATTAACTACCCAAGAGAAGTTGAAATGTTTAATAAAATGGGAAAAGGTAGTATAAAGGTTGAGATATCAAGTCCGGACTTATATTTTACAGGAAATGAAGAGTATTCTACAAGGTTATCTGAAAGAGGTGAAAAAAAAGTAACTTTCTTTGGGCAGGTTAGAGATACTAAAAAAGCAGTACCAGGTAAGTATAGCGGAGATTTAAAAATAAAGGTAAGGTATAACTAA
- a CDS encoding toxin-antitoxin system YwqK family antitoxin has protein sequence MKKRWVINFLITYIVLYNLTFSNLRKENINKKSLRNQIVYLVNETSPFTGELIGEGIKEQYENGIKNGFFQGFVQDKNERFIYEGKYINGIKHGVWTLKYLNGDTKGILKYNYDKPNGQWTYFYENKNMEGYENLEDGILHGKVVKYSPIGELMTKVEYYNGLLEGEAVFFYKGEILETLTNFNYGKIDGGIKIFGADGAQMLEGAYKNNKREGLWKFFYKTGDIKTVVNYKNGLKDGEIIIYDKAGLVAQKTRFIQGDEVDSNGNVLKKKKELKDSIVDRFKKFNRNLKYEKYDKILSEME, from the coding sequence TTGAAGAAAAGATGGGTTATAAATTTTTTAATCACTTATATTGTACTGTATAATCTGACCTTTTCCAATTTAAGGAAAGAGAATATAAATAAAAAGTCATTAAGAAACCAGATAGTTTATTTGGTAAATGAAACCTCTCCTTTTACAGGAGAGTTAATTGGTGAAGGGATAAAAGAACAATATGAAAATGGAATAAAAAATGGATTTTTTCAAGGATTTGTTCAAGATAAAAATGAAAGATTTATATATGAAGGAAAATATATAAATGGTATTAAACATGGAGTTTGGACATTAAAGTACTTGAATGGAGATACTAAGGGAATTCTGAAATATAATTATGATAAACCGAACGGTCAATGGACATATTTTTATGAAAATAAAAATATGGAAGGTTATGAAAATTTAGAGGATGGGATTTTACATGGTAAAGTTGTAAAATATTCACCAATTGGTGAATTAATGACAAAAGTAGAATACTATAATGGACTTTTAGAAGGTGAAGCTGTATTTTTCTATAAAGGTGAAATATTAGAAACATTAACAAATTTTAACTATGGAAAAATAGATGGTGGAATAAAAATATTTGGAGCAGATGGTGCACAGATGTTAGAGGGCGCTTATAAAAATAATAAGAGAGAGGGGCTTTGGAAGTTTTTTTATAAAACAGGAGATATAAAAACTGTTGTAAATTATAAAAATGGTTTAAAAGATGGTGAAATTATAATTTATGATAAAGCAGGGTTAGTAGCTCAAAAGACTAGATTTATACAAGGAGATGAAGTTGATAGTAATGGAAACGTATTGAAAAAAAAGAAAGAGTTAAAAGATTCTATTGTAGATAGATTTAAGAAATTTAATAGAAATTTAAAATATGAAAAATATGATAAAATATTAAGTGAAATGGAGTGA
- a CDS encoding fimbria/pilus periplasmic chaperone — MKKIILGIMFFLVMLTSYSFNFSVAPTRFEIGLDKINTNEITLINNTTSPMRLESFLESAPGYEKYSLNNHIKLYPKMIAIKPGSKQVVRFRVKPEAGMEAGEYKSYVVFKEIPLKESLNKNEGKVDAQIKMITEVGISIYGYYGEIKRETNISNLQISYNSKNSNLKITADSNSKGNSSELLKQKIEILGAGGIVSDTIDSQFGRTERTGKSKIESSMKIEKLKGKKVRVTIYDSQDKIIDKKVTDTL; from the coding sequence ATGAAAAAAATTATATTAGGAATTATGTTTTTTTTAGTAATGTTGACAAGCTATTCTTTTAATTTTAGTGTAGCTCCAACAAGGTTTGAAATAGGATTAGATAAGATAAATACTAATGAAATAACTTTAATAAATAACACAACAAGTCCAATGAGATTAGAAAGTTTTTTAGAAAGTGCTCCTGGATATGAAAAATATAGTTTAAATAATCATATAAAGTTATATCCTAAAATGATTGCTATCAAACCAGGTAGCAAACAAGTGGTAAGATTTAGAGTAAAACCTGAAGCAGGAATGGAAGCTGGAGAATATAAAAGTTATGTTGTATTTAAAGAAATTCCTTTGAAAGAGTCGTTGAATAAAAATGAAGGTAAAGTAGACGCTCAAATAAAAATGATAACAGAAGTTGGAATTAGTATATATGGATATTACGGGGAGATAAAAAGAGAGACAAATATTTCTAATTTACAAATTTCTTATAATTCAAAAAATTCAAATTTAAAAATAACAGCAGATTCAAACTCTAAGGGAAATAGTTCGGAATTATTAAAACAAAAAATAGAAATTCTTGGAGCAGGAGGAATTGTGAGTGACACTATTGATTCACAATTTGGAAGAACAGAAAGAACTGGAAAATCAAAAATAGAAAGCTCAATGAAAATTGAAAAATTGAAAGGGAAAAAAGTTAGAGTAACTATATATGATTCACAAGATAAAATTATTGATAAAAAAGTAACAGATACTTTATAA